GAAGTGTCTTCCGAAGATGAATGAGTGAAACCAGGCGCGCCCCTACTCCGTGCTCTTCGGCGGCAGCACCACCTTCTCCGGCACTATTTTCACAAAGCGGCTGCTGCAATGCGCGATGACGTCCGCTACCCAATCCGCCTCCTCTTCCTGGTGTGAATGGAAGAGTTCCCGGTGGTATTTTCCGAGGAGCTCCTCCAACTGGTTCACGTCCTCCTCTTCGAGTTCCCGGATCTCCACGCCGGCGCCCCTGGCAATCCTGCGCCGCAGAGCCTCCCGGTCAAAACCCATCTTCTGGTCCAGATGGCAGTAGACCACCCCGCCGGTCATCCCGGAGCAGAGCCACGGCCCGGGATCGCCGAGAACGACCACCCGTCCGGCAGTCATGTACTCGCAGGCAAACCCTTTCAGGTTCGCGCGCCCCGCCAGGTTCAGGAGCGTGTCGTCCACCGGCGCCTTGATCCTCCCCCCAAGAACCACGTCCGCACCTGAGAGCCTGATGCAAGCGCGGCTATCGGCGTCCCCCTGTATGATGAAGGTCCCCCCTTGCGCTCCGTAGGCGAGACCTTTTCCCACCGATCCCCCCACTCGCCCGCTGAAGCGATTCTCCCCCTTCAGCACCACGATCTTCCCACCCTGGGTCGACTTCCCCACGCCGTCCTGAGCACCCCCTTCCACCCGAATGGCAATATTGGGAATGGTGAAGGCGCCGAGACCGTTTCCGGGAACGGAGTCGCGATGGAAGTGCAGGAGGGCGTTGCAGGACGGATCGAAGCGCCCATCCTGCCACCCCCTGAACATCGTTCCGGCGAGGTGGGTGCCGATGGCGCGGTCCGAGCTCGTTGCGTGGTCATCGTCGTAGCGAACCCGGTATTCATTCTTGTCGAATGCTTCCTCCACGAGGGTGGAGATGAGGGAGGTGAGGTAGTTGAGGGGCTTGCGAATGATGCGCACGCTCTCGAGAAGCCGCGTCTCCCCTGCGGCCGGCTCTTCGAGGAGCTCCGAGAGATCCATGCGGTCGAGCCCCCGCACCTGCTTCAGCAGGTCGACGCGCCCCACGAGGTCCTGTGTGCGCCGCGCCCCGAGTCTCGCGGTGAGGATCTTGATCTCGCGGGCCATTCCCCTGAAGAAGGTCGTCTGGTAGATGACGCCGTTTTCCAGGACTCGCGGCACGAAGCGCTTCAGCCCTCGCGTCTCCGCTTCCTCCAGACTCTCGATCTGGGTGGCGATCCCCACGTGGCAGGTGCCGAGGTGGCAGCCGCGACAGGTCGTGCAGCCGATGATGACCATCGCCATAGTGCCGAAGCCGACGCGATTGGCGCCCAGGAGCATGAGCTTCACCACGTCCCGCCCGGTGCGGGCACCTCCGTCCGCCCAAAGCTCCACCCGGTGGCGTAACCCCGCCTCGGTGAGCGCCCGGTGCGCCTCGGAAATCCCTATCTCCGCGGGGAGGCCCACGTACTTCAGCGCATGCTTGCGGGCGGCTCCCGTCCCGCCGTCGTAACCGCTGATGGTGATGATATCCGCCCCTGCCTTCACGATCCCGAGAGCGATAGTCGCAATACCTGCGACAGCAGGGACCTTCACGGAGATACGGGCCGACGGGTTCGCCGTCTTCAGCTCCTCGATGATCTGGGCGAGATCCTCGATGGAGTAGAGATCATGGTTGTTTGAAGGAGAAATGAGGGTGACGCCGGGGGTGGCGTGTCGCGCCGCGGCGATCTTCGCCGTCACCTTGAAGCCGGGAAGGTGCCCACCCTCCCCCGGCTTCGCCCCCTGCCCGACCTTTATTTCCAGGATGTCAGCGGAATTGAGGACCGCCATGGTGACCCCGAAGCGCCCGGAGGCGATCTGCTGACCGCGGTTTTTCCGGTAGCGCCCGAGCATGTCGGCGATCTCCCCCCCCTCGCCGTTCATGCAGACGATATTCAGCCTCTTCGCCGCCTCTGCATAGATGCGGAAGGGGGTCTCCCCCTGCGACCCGAAACTCATGGCGCAAAAGATGATCGGCAGATCGTGCCCTCCCACCGTCGTGTCCACCTCTTCCGGATCGACGGAAAGCTCCTCCTGGTAGCGGAAGTCGACCAGGTGCCGGATGGCGGTCGGATGCTCCTCCTCCAGCTTTTGAACGAGCTTTGAGAGATCGGCGTAGTTCTCCTCCATCTTCGCCACCTGCCCGACCATGCGCCAGATGCGGGGGTAGAGCCTGAACTGCTCCGGCAACGGCTGCTTTTCGCGACTCGTGGCGACGACTGTCCTGGAGCGGTTGTCGAGCTCCAGCCGCTCGAGGGTGAGTCCGCCTTCTTCCGAGCCGCAGAAATTGGGGGTCTCGAAGAATTCCACGACCTCGCTGCTAAGCCCGATGGAGGCGAAATATTTGCCGTACCCCCCGATCTCGTGCGTTCCCATGGTGGACATGACCTTCTCCAGCCCCTTGGAGAGGACGCCGGAGAGCTTCGTTACCCCTTTTTCCACGGCCGCCGCCTGCTCCCACATCAGATAGGGACAGAGGGCGTCGGCCCCCATCCCGAAGGCGAAGACAAGGTCGTGCAGGTTCCTGAGCGCTCCGGAGCGCAGCAGGAGAGAGACGCGGCGGCGCACACTCTCGCCGTCCGGGGTGGTGGCAAATTTCAGCTCCTTGTGCAGGACGGCGACGGCGAGGAAAGGATCGAGGAAATCGGCATTCCTGGTAAACGCGGCGGCATCGTCGAGAAGAAGAAGGGTGGTCCCCCGCCCCACCGCGAGAAGCGCCTCGGCGGCGAGCCTCTCCAGCGCCTGCGTCACCGTCTCCCCGCGCCCGAGGGTGCAGGAGAGGGTCGCGCTGCGCTTCCCGAAATAGCCGAGAACCCCCTCTAGGGTGACGACACCGGGGGTCGCGATCCCCTCCCCCGCGACCGATTTCAGCCGCGCCCCACCCAGAAGAAGGGGAACGGAAAGCTCCAATGCCGGCTGCGTCCCCCCCTGCAGGGCGGGGCGACTGCCGAGGTAGACGCGGGTGGAGAAGTGCTCGTTTTCACGCTCCCGATCCACCGCGGGGTTCGTGACCACCGCAACCTGTTCCTTGAAGTAGTCGGAGAGGTTCTGGCGCGACAGGGAGAGTGGCGCCAGAGGACCGTCATAGCCGAGGGAAGCGATCGGATCCTCTCCGCTTGCCGCCATCTCCCGCAGGTTCTGGAGATCATTGGGGCTCCAGGCAAAGGCGGAGAGGATATTCTCTTCCTGCAGCTTCGCGCTCTTCCCCCACGCCGCCGGCGGGGAGGACGGAGGATCCTCCAAAAGAGAGTTCCACTCCTTCAGCACCTTCTTCTGCTGCGACAGCTTCGTCCTTCCCGCGAAGCGCTCGAAGACCTCGCGCCGCAGGTCGTGATGCTGAAGGAGCCGCGGCTCTCCAGCGGGATTGAGGAGGACCCCTACTTTCTCCCCCGGCGCCAGCGGCTTCGGGTCCCCCACTATCTCCTCGTGGGGAACGACGCCGAGCTCGGAGGAGGCGAATATCTCCCGGTCCGTCTCACCGACCCACAACGGGCGCAGCCCCATGGCGTCGACGCTGAAGACGCACTCGTCGCGGTGACGGGCGATGATGGCGGCGGGCCCCTGGGCGCTGGCAGCGAGGAAGCGGCGAAACCAGCGGTACATGGAGGAAAGCTCCTCCGGCATCCGGTCCATCACGCTGAAGATCGGCGGGAAGACCATCTCCATCGCCTCGAAAAGGGTGAATTCGCGGCTGCAGATCAGCCCCTCCAGGGTGCGGTTCAGGTCCTGCGAGTCGCTCCCCCCTTGAGGGAGCACGATCCCCAGCATGCGCGCCTCTTCCCGCACACGCGCGATGGTGTTTATCTCGCCGTTGTGCCCGAGGAGGGAGAAGGGCTGGGCGCGCAGGACGGTCGGAAGGGTATTGGTGGAGTAGCGGCTGTGGCCGATGGTGACGGCGGACTGGAACTCCCGCCTTTTGAGCTCCGGGTAATAGCGCGGCAGAATCTCCGGCGCGCCGTGGACCTTGTAGGCGGCAACCCGTGTGGAGAGGGAGACGACGTGGACCTGGAACTCCTTTTCGATATCGAGTTGCAGGGAAAAGAGCATCTGGTCCGCGCGCTCCGGCTCGCCGCACAGGAGGGCGACCTGCCAAAAGAGCGGCTCGCTCCTCCTCGCGGCGCTGGCAAGGACCTCGCTGCGGACTGGAGCGGGACGCTGGGCAAGGACGGAAAAGCCTGCTTGAGCCATCCGCTCCAGGATGAGGTCCTGCAGGTCGGGACGCACGGCAAGTGCCGGACGCTCCAGGAGGAAGTGGCCGAGGGCGAACCCGGAGGAGTCGGCAAGTTCCGCCGCGTATCCTTCACCGGCGAGGATCTCCCGCCAGATGAGGCGCGGGATATCGACGAGGATGCCGCAGCCGTCGCCCTCGCCATTAATCTCCCCCGCGCGGTGCCCCATCTTTATCAGCGCATCTATGGTGTGCTGCACGTTCCCATGGCTCGGGCGGCCGGATTTATTCACATAACAGATAATAGCGCAGGCGTCGCGCTCACTCGGTACCATTCCGGATGGATCGTCCACTCTTTTCATTTCAGCTCCTGCAATAAAGAGAGATAACAGTGGGTGAAGCAGATATTTTACTCTTAAAGGTCTGATGCCAGCTGCCGATACAGTACAAATGCGCTCATTCAACGCATAGGTAGGGTGGCTATGACAGGCGACATGCTGCATTATACTCAGGAGAGGAAAATCTTTCTGCAATGCAGAGGAGTTATAACAAAGCCGGCACCGAAATCAAGGCATCAGCAGGGAAAACGCGGTTCCCCCCCAGGACCTGGTGACACGGCGGCCTTTCCCGGTACAGTGGCGGCCAAAAATAAAGAGGATATAATGAAGGCACCAACTCCACTCCCGGTATCTGCTGGCCACTATTTAAGCACAACCTCCCATGGCTATCTAACGACACTCCGCAAAGGATCGACACCATGACACGAAGGCTTCCCTCACTTGTTACCACAGTGGCCCTTGCAGCGAGTGTGCTGGGGCTCCCCCAGCAGGCGACGGCCACCCTCGGTGAACCGGCAACGTCTGTCGCAGCGGACCGGAAGGCGCTCGGTGCAGTGCAGCGCGCCACCACCATCCAGAAGAATTACACCGTCCAGGAAGTCGTCTCTCCCTCAACGACGGTTCGTGAGTTCGTCAACGCTTCCGGGGTCGTCTTCGCCGTCGCCTGGAAGGGGCTCGTGCCCCCCGATCTCACCACCCTGCTCGGGAAGTTCGCGCCGGAGTACCAGGACGCGGCGGGGAAGACCCCGCGGGTGCCGGGGCGCAAGCGGATGCAGGTAAACACGGACCGGATCGTCGTTCAAAAATGGGGCCACATGCGGGCCCTGCAGGGGCGGGCGTATGTCCCCGCACTACTGCCTTCTGGGGTGACCATCGATGAGATCCAATAAACTGCGTACAGCCCTTTTCCTCGTCGTGCTTCTGGCAGGCTGCGGCGGTGGCGGCGGTGGCGACAATAACAACAACAATCCGCCTCCGCCCCCTACAGGGTCGAACGAGCTGACCGTCACCGTGAACGGCGCGCTTGCCGACCCCGCCACCTCCTCGGGGTACATCAACAAGCCCGCGGTGAGCGTGACGATTTGCGAGCCGGGGAGCACCACGAACTGCCAGACGATCAACGACATCCTCCTCGACACCGGCAGCTACGGCCTGCGCATCTTCAGCAGCGCCATAACGGTGCCGCTGACCCAGGTCCCAGTCGGCCCGGCGACCCTCGGCGAATGCATCCACTTTGCTGACGGAACGACCAGTTGGGGACCGGTGAAGATTGCCAATGTCATTCTGGGTGGTGAGCCCGCAGTGCAGGTTCCGATCCAGGTGCTCGACACCTCCTTCTTCCCCCAGGCGATCACCGGACCGGGCAGCGTGTGCGGCACACCCGATGCTTCCCCCGCGGCTGCCGGATTCCACGGCATCCTCGGCGTCGGTGTCTTCGCGCAGGACTGCGGGCCCGGCTGCGTCAGCAGCAATGCAAACCGCGTCTACTTCGCCTGCAGCGACAGCAACTGCACCGGAACCAGCGTTCCCCTGGCGGCGCAGGTACAGAACCCGGTTTCTGCGCTCCCGCAGGACAACAACGGGGTCCTGATCCAGCTTCCCGCGGTGCCGACGACCGGCGCCCCCCTTGTCAACGGGAGAGTCCTCCTCGGCATAGGTACTCGCCCCAACAACACCCCGGGCACGGTGACGACCTTCTCCGTGGCCACCACGGGGAACTTCCCGACCTTCTTCACCACCTTGAACGGCACGACCTACAACAGCTTCCTCGATACCGGCTCCAACGGCATCTTCATCCCCGCCAGCGCCAACCTGCTGCCGGTGTGCGCCTCGCCGTTCGACGCGTGGTATTGCCCGCCTGACACCACCACCATCAACGTCACCAACAGGGCGGCCACAGGATCGGTCAGCGCCCCGTTGAGCTTCCAGATCGGCAATTTCCAGTCCCTCATCAACACGGGGAACAACGTCTTCAACGACATCGGCGGCCCGAGTCCCGGCTCCGAGATCGACTTCGGGCTCCCCTTCTTCCTGGGGCGCGATGTCTTTATCGGATACGAAGGACGCAGCTCGACACTCGGGACAGGGCCATACTGGGCCTTTTGATCGTGCCAACGAAAAAGCCCGCGGAAGCGGGCTTTTTTTTGAAGGTTCTTCTGGGAATTCCGGGGAAGGCGCTACAAAGAATCCAGGTGCCCGCACGCTGGAGCGTAGGCATCTTGCCTGCGATGGCGGCGCAGCCGCCACAGACCGCGCGGCTGGCGCCGCGGTACAGGCTGGGAAGCCTGTGCTCCAGCGCGGCGCCACTAACGTCCCTCACGTCAACGGAAGCAAGTGCGCTGAATTGAAGCCAATGGTGGAGCGTCGACAGAAAAGGCAGGAATTCCCCGGAACTGTCACCTGCGGGGTTGCTGTTACCGGATTCCCTTGAGAAAGACGAAGGCAATCAGGAGAAAGGGGAAGGACGAGAAGGCGGCCTCCAGGTTGCCGGCGAACAGCTGCCAGGTACCGAAGGTGAGAATGGAGAGAACGAAGAGGATCATGAAGTAGGCAGCCGATTTTTTCATGACAAGGATACTACTGGCTCCGCCCCCCCCTGTCCAGACTTTTTACCATCCGGCCCGGCGCCGGCCACTGCATCGTGCCGCCTGTTGCACGAGTCTTCGCGGCTCGTCAAAAGAGCCTCAAGATGAAATCACTTTTGCCGAATAATGACACGACTTCCCCTCCTTACAATGGCGCCTCCAGGGCGCTCCATATGTGCCGCGAAGGGAACAGGAAAAGAATTTTCTTGACAATGGTTTTCATTTTCCGTACAAGCGAAAAACATTTTCAATTTCATCGGACGCACCGGACAGCGAAAGGTCGTTCAGCAACAGCATTGATGGACCAGGAGGGTTGAAAAGATGCAGAAGTTTCGGACCATGGCGTTATCCCTCATCCTCGCCGCTTTTCTCAG
The DNA window shown above is from Geomonas sp. RF6 and carries:
- a CDS encoding glutamate synthase-related protein; amino-acid sequence: MKRVDDPSGMVPSERDACAIICYVNKSGRPSHGNVQHTIDALIKMGHRAGEINGEGDGCGILVDIPRLIWREILAGEGYAAELADSSGFALGHFLLERPALAVRPDLQDLILERMAQAGFSVLAQRPAPVRSEVLASAARRSEPLFWQVALLCGEPERADQMLFSLQLDIEKEFQVHVVSLSTRVAAYKVHGAPEILPRYYPELKRREFQSAVTIGHSRYSTNTLPTVLRAQPFSLLGHNGEINTIARVREEARMLGIVLPQGGSDSQDLNRTLEGLICSREFTLFEAMEMVFPPIFSVMDRMPEELSSMYRWFRRFLAASAQGPAAIIARHRDECVFSVDAMGLRPLWVGETDREIFASSELGVVPHEEIVGDPKPLAPGEKVGVLLNPAGEPRLLQHHDLRREVFERFAGRTKLSQQKKVLKEWNSLLEDPPSSPPAAWGKSAKLQEENILSAFAWSPNDLQNLREMAASGEDPIASLGYDGPLAPLSLSRQNLSDYFKEQVAVVTNPAVDRERENEHFSTRVYLGSRPALQGGTQPALELSVPLLLGGARLKSVAGEGIATPGVVTLEGVLGYFGKRSATLSCTLGRGETVTQALERLAAEALLAVGRGTTLLLLDDAAAFTRNADFLDPFLAVAVLHKELKFATTPDGESVRRRVSLLLRSGALRNLHDLVFAFGMGADALCPYLMWEQAAAVEKGVTKLSGVLSKGLEKVMSTMGTHEIGGYGKYFASIGLSSEVVEFFETPNFCGSEEGGLTLERLELDNRSRTVVATSREKQPLPEQFRLYPRIWRMVGQVAKMEENYADLSKLVQKLEEEHPTAIRHLVDFRYQEELSVDPEEVDTTVGGHDLPIIFCAMSFGSQGETPFRIYAEAAKRLNIVCMNGEGGEIADMLGRYRKNRGQQIASGRFGVTMAVLNSADILEIKVGQGAKPGEGGHLPGFKVTAKIAAARHATPGVTLISPSNNHDLYSIEDLAQIIEELKTANPSARISVKVPAVAGIATIALGIVKAGADIITISGYDGGTGAARKHALKYVGLPAEIGISEAHRALTEAGLRHRVELWADGGARTGRDVVKLMLLGANRVGFGTMAMVIIGCTTCRGCHLGTCHVGIATQIESLEEAETRGLKRFVPRVLENGVIYQTTFFRGMAREIKILTARLGARRTQDLVGRVDLLKQVRGLDRMDLSELLEEPAAGETRLLESVRIIRKPLNYLTSLISTLVEEAFDKNEYRVRYDDDHATSSDRAIGTHLAGTMFRGWQDGRFDPSCNALLHFHRDSVPGNGLGAFTIPNIAIRVEGGAQDGVGKSTQGGKIVVLKGENRFSGRVGGSVGKGLAYGAQGGTFIIQGDADSRACIRLSGADVVLGGRIKAPVDDTLLNLAGRANLKGFACEYMTAGRVVVLGDPGPWLCSGMTGGVVYCHLDQKMGFDREALRRRIARGAGVEIRELEEEDVNQLEELLGKYHRELFHSHQEEEADWVADVIAHCSSRFVKIVPEKVVLPPKSTE
- a CDS encoding DUF2844 domain-containing protein is translated as MTRRLPSLVTTVALAASVLGLPQQATATLGEPATSVAADRKALGAVQRATTIQKNYTVQEVVSPSTTVREFVNASGVVFAVAWKGLVPPDLTTLLGKFAPEYQDAAGKTPRVPGRKRMQVNTDRIVVQKWGHMRALQGRAYVPALLPSGVTIDEIQ
- a CDS encoding DUF3443 family protein, whose translation is MRSNKLRTALFLVVLLAGCGGGGGGDNNNNNPPPPPTGSNELTVTVNGALADPATSSGYINKPAVSVTICEPGSTTNCQTINDILLDTGSYGLRIFSSAITVPLTQVPVGPATLGECIHFADGTTSWGPVKIANVILGGEPAVQVPIQVLDTSFFPQAITGPGSVCGTPDASPAAAGFHGILGVGVFAQDCGPGCVSSNANRVYFACSDSNCTGTSVPLAAQVQNPVSALPQDNNGVLIQLPAVPTTGAPLVNGRVLLGIGTRPNNTPGTVTTFSVATTGNFPTFFTTLNGTTYNSFLDTGSNGIFIPASANLLPVCASPFDAWYCPPDTTTINVTNRAATGSVSAPLSFQIGNFQSLINTGNNVFNDIGGPSPGSEIDFGLPFFLGRDVFIGYEGRSSTLGTGPYWAF